In a single window of the Heliangelus exortis chromosome 1, bHelExo1.hap1, whole genome shotgun sequence genome:
- the RFXAP gene encoding regulatory factor X-associated protein encodes MAASGFFALGRTRGLRICDAAAASRQEEPEPEPRPEPRSRPGLEPGSSDPVSPLRGARTRPAFPGTRRACALGRGARDPRSGHGDRSPPCPPAPPPIPPSSASSSFASSSSPPQLALLVMQPGGGEEAAAGGGMLPVLPLPGADPPLVPPGSGGLMLFCELGGPGDGEAEAGEEAEAAGGESTASPEELEEEEAAATAVTAAASSGEGAAVGVCKSCNYQGCSETTTQVVKQRKPWMCKRHRNKIYKDKYKRKKSDQALGGGGAAVAGGGPRAEDSVEGSVSVTKQRTGAVGDRPARPTLLEQVLNKKRLSLLRSPEVVQFLQKQQRLLSQQALEQRQQQFQGAPG; translated from the exons ATGGCCGCCAGCGGCTTCTTCGCGCTGGGAAGAACACGAGGGCTTCGCATTTGTGATGCTGCCGCGGCCTCGAGGCAGGAGGAACCCGAGCCTGAACCGAGACCCGAACCCAGATCCCGACCCGGACTCGAACCCGGATCCTCGGACCCTGTGTCGCCACTCCGAGGCGCGCGCACCCGCCCCGCCTTCCCCGGGACACGGCGCGCGTGCGCGCTGGGACGGGGTGCGCGCGATCCTCGCAGCGGTCACGGTGATCGGAGCCCTCCCTGCCCGCCAGCCCCGCCGCCGATTCCCCCTTCCTCCGCTTCCTCCTCCttcgcctcctcctcctcgccgcCGCAGCTGGCGCTGCTCGTGATGCAGCCGGGCGGCGGGGAGGAGGCGGCTGCCgggggggggatgctcccgGTGCTGCCGCTCCCAGGCGCCGACCCGCCGCTGGTGCCCCCCGGTAGCGGCGGCCTCATGTTATTCTGCGAGCTGGGGGGTCCCGGAGACGGTGAGGCCGAGGCGGGGGAGGAGGCCGAGGCGGCGGGCGGTGAGAGCACAGCCAGTCcggaggagctggaggaggaggaggcggcggcgaCGGCGGTGACCGCGGCGGCTTCGAGCGGCGAAGGGGCGGCGGTCGGCGTCTGCAAGAGCTGCAACTACCAGGGCTGCAGCGAGACCACCACGCAGGTGGTGAAGCAGCGCAAGCCCTGGATGTGCAAGCGGCACCGCAACAAGATCTACAAGGACAAGTACAAGCGCAAGAAGAGCGACCAGGCCCtggggggcggcggggcggccgTGGCGGGGGGCGGCCCGAGGGCCGAG GACAGTGTTGAAGGTTCCGTTTCTGTTACAAAACAGAGGACAGGAGCTGTTGGAGATCGCCCAGCAAGGCCTACTCTTCTAGAACAAGTATTGAATAAAAAGAGGCTG TCCCTACTGAGAAGTCCAGAAGTAGTTCAGTTTCTACAGAAACAGCAGCGGCTGTTAAGTCAGCAGGCTTTGGAACAAAGGCAGCAACAGTTTCAAGGAGCACCTGGATAA